From the Spirochaetota bacterium genome, the window CACTACAAGCTTTTTATTCATAAATCCTCGATTCGTATTCAAGTGCGGCCCCGGGGATGCCCCGCCACCGTCAGGTATCCGATTATACGCGTGCAGGGAATTATTCAAGAGAAATTTCCTCCATCTTTTTACCGGACGGCAGCCAATATTGCATTGACAGGAGAACGCCCCGATTTTTAGTTTAATATAAGAAGGGAATCTCATCCAAACCCAATCTAGGAGACACGTATGGACTTCAATCTTTCCGAAGAACAGCAGATGGTCAAGGATATGTGCCGGAAATTCGCGGATAACGAGCTCGCGCCCAAGGCGGCAGAGTACGACAAATCGCACGCCTTCCCGTGGGAACACGTCAAGAAGCTGGGCGAGATGGGCATGATGGGCGTCGTATATCCCGAAGAGTACAACGGCTCCGGGATGGATTACGTATGCTACGCGATCGCCGTCGAGGAACTTTCACGCGGGTGCGCATCGACCGGCGTCATCGTGTCCGCGCACAATTCGCTCTGCCTCTCACCCATCTACTATTTCGGCACGGAGGCGCAAAAGAAGAAATACCTCTCGAAGCTCTGCACCGGGGAATGGTTAGGCTGCTTCGGCCTCACCGAGCCCTCCGCCGGCAGCGACGCCGCGGGCACGAAGACCACCGCGGAGCTCAAGAACGGCAAATGGGTGCTTAACGGCACCAAGAACTTCATCACGAACGGCGGCGTCGCGAACGTGGCCGTGGCGATCGCGGTGACCGAAAAGGGAATCGGCCACAAGGGCCTCACCTTCTTCATCATCGAGAACACCACTCCCGGGTACTCCGTGGGCAAGAGCGAGGACAAGCTCGGCATCTGCGCCTCCTCCACCACCGAGCTCATCTTCGACAACTGCGAGATCCCCGAGGAGAATATCCTGGGCAAGAAGGGCGAGGGATTCAAGGTCGCGATGCATACCCTGGACGGCGGCCGTGTGGGCATTGCCGCGCAGGCGCTGGGCATTGCGCAGGCCGCGCTCGACGCGTCGGCGAAGTACGCCAAGGAGCGGGTGCAGTTCAACCAGCCCATCGCGAAGAACCAGGCCATCCAGTGGATGCTCGCCGACATGGCCACCGAGATCCAGGCGTCCCGCCTGCTCGTGTACCAGGCCGCGCAGCTGCTCACGGAAGGCCACGGCGACCGGCGCAAGGCGTCCAAGTTCGCAGCCATGGCCAAGCTCTACGCCTCCGAGGCCAGCCACCGCGTAACCCACAAGGCCATCCAGATTTTCGGCGGCTACGGCTACGTGAAGGACTACCCGGCGGAACGCTACTACCGCGATTCGCGCATCACGGAGATCTACGAGGGCACCTCGGAGATCCAGAGGCTCGTGATCGCGTCGAACGTGCTTGCGGAATATTGATTAACGCTTTCAGCGGATTCAATGAAAGGGGTGCGAGTGATCGCGCCCCTTTTTTGTTTGTACGCACGAGTATCTGGTTGGTGCGAAAAATATCGTATCAAACGCCATTTCCTGTTGACAGAAATGCCATATGTCGCTATCTTGTATGTCAGATGACATCATATCGAGGAACATAATGAATTACGATTTTCTACATTATATGTATAAGTTACCGCCCAAGGTGGTTAGCAGCATACACAATGACAACGAGCTGATCGAAGTTATTCGGAATAAATTCACTGCCGACAATGCCAGGAATTTTATTAATTTTTCGGAACTTTCATTAAACGAATGGTCAACCATATTACCTATATCAAAACGAACTCTACAGAGAGAACTTGAAAAAAAGCATAAAATTTTAGAATTTAAAGTTACTGAAACTTTTGTTGAAATTGGTGAAATATATTCCATTGGCCTTGAGGCATTTGATGAAAACAAAGAAAGGTTTAACAATTGGCTGAATACTGAAAATGCTTATTTCAACCATAAAAAACCCATCGAGATTATGGATTCGCACAAGGGACGCGATTTGATAAAAGCAGAATTAAACAGAATTGAATATAGTGAATTCAGCTAATGGTTCTTTATCGGGTCTCAAAACTTCGTCATGCTGATGATTTAAGTGGAAAGGGAGCGGAACTACCGGGTGGGCGCTGGAACAAGAAGGGCTATCCGGCAATATATTTAGCTGAAAATATCTCACTTGCCATTCTTGAGACAATTGTTCATTGCCAATGCATCAATGATTTGCATAATAGATTGATATTATCATTCGAAGTACCCGATTCATCCATAAAAGTTTATAACCGCTCTTTATTACCTCCAGACTGGAATTCTATTCCCTGGAATAATTATACAATCGAAAACGGCACTATTTGGCTTGAATCACGGGAAACATTATTGCTTAAAGTTCCTTCTTCAATTGTTCCAAACGAAAATATTTTTATTTTAAATCCCAAACACGTCGATTTTCAAAATGTAAGAATAATAAATCGAGAAATATTACAGCCGGATAATCGTCTCGTTTTAGCACAAACATAACGCGTCGTACGCCACAACCAGCGCAACATCGGGTATGCTTTGACGTTATAGGACATTTTGTATTGGCTTTTTGTATTTGATATTTAACATTATCTATTTGTGACTTGTAAAAGTGAAACAAGTATAATATTTACCATGGATGAATCAAAACAATGCAGGATGAATATTTTTCAGTCTTGATCTTGATAATAACATCAATTTCTATGTTATATTATATTTTGCCCAAAAATGGAGACAGAGAATTTTATAAAGACTTTTCAAATTATAATTTCTGTCTAAACGTTGCTGATGAAGATTTAATTATGGAAATCTTTACATCTTCAAATGAAAATGAAATAATGATTTATCGAATTATACTAGATGCTCATAACATTAATTATTACATAATCAATTCAATTTTTCATCATCTATATCCAGGACCATATATTTGGGGTTATAATGTAGCAAGATTTTATATAAAACGAAGTGATTATAAATCTGCATTTGAATTGTTAGTCGATTATAAAATATCCACAAGTAACCTTAAACCACAAACAAGGACAAAAGTAAAAATTAGAAATATATTTGAAGCTTTAGTTTTAGGATGGATAATTCACGAAAAAGAGTTTAAAGGTAATACATATCTTGCAAAGCATAAATATAAATGAAACATATTATTATATAATGATGATTTAATAAAATATTGTTGTGAAACCATTACAAAACGTCATACAACCCCCCAGTGTCAAGATAGTTGTCGCCTCATAAGGAGGAGGCAACAATGAAGTACAGTAAAGTTTCCCCAAGTGTCAGATTTCGATTCATTTTGTTATTGCATTTCTTCCCCCCTCCCCCCTCATTATTCCTCCTGCACAGCGCGATGAATCATTACGTACGGAGCTTCACCATGAAAATCCTCGACGGCGGCCTGGAGCTCGTTCCCGGCTACACCTTTTCCGCGATCGAATGCGGCATCAAGTACGCGGGTCGGCTCGACTTTTCGCTCATTTTTTCGGAGAAACCGTGCCGCGCGGCCGGGGCGTTCACCACGAATCGCATCTTTGCCGCGCCGGTCCGCCTGTGCAGGGAGCGTATCGGCGGAACGGTGCACGGCGTGCTCATCAACGCGACGAACGCGAACGCGTGCACGGGCGACGAGGGGTACCGCAACGCCGTGGCGCTCACGCGCGAGACCGCCCTGAAGCTTGCCGTTCCGGCGGACTCCCTGCTCATGGCCTCGACCGGCGTTATCGGCGTCCAGCTCCCCGCGGATAAGATGCGCGCATCGGTCCCGTCGCTCGTAGGGGGGCTTTCCCGCGAGGCGGGCGCGGTCGTCCCCAGGGCGATTATGACCACGGACACGTATCCCAAGGCGGCCGCGGCGTCCTTCGAAACCTCGGCGGGCGCGTTCACTATCGCGGGCACGGCCAAAGGCGTGGGCATGATCGCGCCCAATATGGCGACGCTGCTCGCCTTTCTCGTCACCGATGCGCCCCTGGCGGGCCCGGTCATGGATGGGGTTTTCGGGCGGTGCATAGCGCGCTCGCTCAACGCGATCACCATCGACGGGGACATGTCGACCAACGACACCGCAATCCTCCTTGCCCCCCGTGCGGACGCGCCCCTGGGCGATCCCCGCGACGCGGAGGCGTTCGAGGAGGCGCTCCTGTACGTCCTCACGCGTCTCGCGGAGCTCCTCGTGCGGGACGGTGAAGGCGCCACCAAGTTCGTGACGGTCGACGTGACGCGCGCCGAATCCGACGACGACGCGCGGCGCGCCGCCCGGTCAATCGCCGAATCCCTGCTCGTGAAAACCGCCCTTTTCGGGAATGATCCCAACTGGGGGCGCATCGCATGCGCGGCGGGCTACTCCGGGGCCGCCCTGTCCGAGGACACGCTCTCGGTGAGCATCAACGGGGTGCTTCTTCTTTCCCGCGGGGTCCCGCAGGCGGTCAACCGAAAAGAGGTGATCGAAAAGATGAGCGTAAAGGACCTGATCATCGAGCTCGATATCGGCCGGGGGACGGGAAGCGCACGATTCTATACGAGCGATATCTCGTACGACTATGTGAAGATCAACGCGGAGTACACGACATAATATCAGGGGGCGCATTATTTCATTCTTGACGAATCCGCGATTGTGCCCCATATTACCCCAATGAGATCACTACCATCGCGAACTGCCGGGATTCTCACCGCAGGGTTCATTTCCCTCATAATCCTGGGCGGAGCCGCCCGCCCGGCGCTTGCGCAAAAAGACATCCAGACCCATAGGGACGCCGACCTCAAGGGCAAGGTCATCGTCTACCATTTCCAGAACACGGGGAAATCGACCGAGTTCGGATACTATTCGTATATCATACCCGAAAACATAGCCACCGACATCAAGAGGTCCGATAAATTCACAGTCCAGACGTTTCCGGTGGTCATGGAGTACGTCGATCAATCGGCCCCCGCCGAACAGCAGAAAAACCGCATACGCCTGCTTGCCGACAGGGGCAGGGAATTCGACGCGCAGTACGTGATCACCGGCAGCTTTTCGGTCGAGGGAAGGATAATCCGGATCAGGACCCAGATATTCGACGTTCACGAGCTCAAGATGCGCGATATCAGCGAAACCACCGAGGAGCTGGGGGCGCTCCTCCTGGTGATCATCGACCAGATATCCACAAGAATCAATACCGAACTGCAGAAAGACATCGAGATCAAGAAGGTGCACGCGACGGCGTCCCCCTTCCTCCCCTTTTATGAACGCATCAAGGGAGCAACGCTGGGCCTGACCCACGGCCAGGCCGATATCTCCGGAGACTGGGGGGATATCTACGACGGTAAGGCAACGATGATGTCCCTGTCGTTCGCCTATGACCTCTCGTACTTTACCAATCAGCCGATCTACAGGGACCTCACGGGCTCGCTTCAGTTCGACTACATGAGCGTCAGCAACGAGGACGGCGGTTCGGGCGGGAACAACAATTACCTGACGATCAGGACCGCGGGATTCGCCTGCGGCTATAATTACGTGCTCTCTCCCGCGTTTTCCGCTACGGCGACGGTGGGGCTGGGAGGGGCGTGGAGCACGCTCGAAATCACGGATACGGGAAGCAACGGTCCGCCGGCGATAATTCATACCGCGAAGACGGTGGACCCCTATCTCTCGCTGGCAGCGGGGCTCAAGTTCCAGTTCAGCCATCTCCAGATCACCACCGGTCTTTCCTGGAGGACCATCTTCTACTCCGACGTATTCATGAACATGACCGTGCTCTATTTCGGATTCGGGTTCATGCTCTAGCGCCCTGTTGCGGCCCTTTTTTTGATTGACAGGGTATACCCTGCAAGAATGCAATTATACATGGCGATCGGGGGAGCCCCGATTTTTTCAATTTTAAGGCGGCTTTATGACTTCCAGGAAATTGCAGGCAATCATCGACGAGGACAGGGAATATCTGTTCCAGAATTACGGCGACAGGCTCCCCGTGTGCTTCGTGCGCGGCGAGGGGGCATACCTCTACGACCAGGACGACCGGCGCTACCTGGATTTTTTCTGCGGCATCGCGGTGACCTCGCTGGGGCACGGCCTCCCGGCGTTTTCGAAAAAACTGCACGCGCAGCTGGGCAGGATCATCCACACCTCCAACTGGTTCTACAACCGCGAGCAGGCGGCGGCGGCGCGGCTGGTCTCCACCCTCGCGTTCAAGGGCCGCACGCTGTTCGTGAACAGCGGCACGGAGGCGAACGAGGCCGCCATTAAGCTCGCGCGCCGCTACGGGCAGGAGACGTCGCCTGAAAAATACGAGATCATATCCTTCGAGGGATCGTTCCATGGGCGAACGTTCGGGGGAATGTCGGCGACCGCGCAGGAGAAGATACGCAAGGGATTTGGTCCGATAGTGCCCGGCTTCAAGTACCTGCCCTTCAATGACACGGCGGCGCTCGAAAAAGAACTCTCCGGAAACCCGCGCGTGTGCGCCGTCATCACCGAGCTCGTCCAGGGCGAGGGCGGCATCCGCATCGCCGATACGCGATTCGTGAAATCGATGATCGCATCGTGTAAAAGGCACGGCGCGATCTCAATTATCGACGAGGTGCAGACGGGCGTGGGCAGGACCGGAACGGCATTCGCCTACCAGCATTACGGCGTCACCCCGGACGTCATCACCCTGGCCAAGGGGCTGGGCGGGGGCATCCCGGTCGGGGCGCTCCACGCACGGGGCGAGCTCATGCGGCTCTTCGAAAAAGGCGCGCACGGCACCACGTTCGGCGGAAATCATTTCGCGTGCGCGGCGGTCGAGGCGGTGCTCAAGGAGCTGGCCAAACCCGCGATGCTCAAAAAGGTGCGCGCGAGCGGCGAATACATCATGAAGCGCATGAACGACATGGCCGCTCGTTACCCCGTGATCCGCGAGGTGCGGGGGCTGGGTCTTCACATTGGCGTCGAGCTCGCGGTTCCCGGCGCGGCGCTCGTTAAAAAGGCGCTGGAAAGGGGGCTCGTGATCAACTGCACCGCGGACCGCGTCATCCGGATAATGCCTCCCCTCACGATCGGCCGGAAGGCGATCGACGAGGGGCTTGTAATACTCGAAAAACTATTATCCGGCGAGGTTGAAAAACCGTGAAAATACCGGCACTGGCGCACAAGGACCTGCTGTCCGTCAAGGACCTGTCGGCGAAGGAAATCATCGCGCTGTTCGATTTCGCCGCAAAACTGAAGAAGGCGCAGAAAACCGGGAAGCCCCACCGCCTTCTCGAGGGGAAGTCCCTTGCGATGATATTCGAGAAAACCTCGACGCGCACGCGCGTATCCTTCGAAATAGGGATGTACCAACTGGGAGGGTACGCCCTCTTCCTGAGCCACAACGACATCCAACTCGGCCGCGGTGAGTCCGTGGCCGACACGGCGCGCGTGCTCGCGCGGTACGCGGACGGCATAATGATACGGACCTTTTCGCACGGCAAGGTGATCGAGCTTGCCCGGATCGCCGACATACCGGTGATCAATGGCCTGTCGGACCTCTTCCATCCCTGCCAGGCCCTGAGCGACCTTTTCACGATCTACGAGCGTGAGCCCGGGTTCGCGGGAAGAAAGCTCGCCTATGTGGGGGACGGAAACAACGTGGCGCACTCGCTCATGCTGTGCGCGGCGATCCTGGGCATGGACATCGCTGTCGCGTCCCCGAAGGACTACCAGCCCGACCGGGAGGTGGTGAGCATCGCCTTCGGGCTGTGTTCGAAATCGGGATCGCACGTAACGGTCACGAGCGATATCGGCATGGCGGTCGAGAACGCGGATTACCTCTACACCGACGTGTGGACCAGCATGGGCCAGGAGCGCGAGGCGGCTAGGCGGCGCAAGGCGTTCCGCGATTACAAGATCACGCGCAAGCTCCTCGACAAGTGCGCCGACGGGTGCCGCGTCATGCACTGCCTGCCCGCGCACCGCGGTGAAGAGATCGAGGAGGAGGTCCTTGATTCCGAGGTCTCGATCGTGTTCGACCAGGCGGAGAACCGGCTGCACGTGCAGAAGGCGCTCCTGTGCGCGCTCATGGGTAAGTAACCGCGTACCGGGCGTAGTAAAGACGGGCCCGGCGGGCCGTCTCTACCACGCCCGGTACGTTATAAGGAGAACTGCAATGAAAATCAAAAAAGTCGTCCTCGCCTATAGCGGGGGGCTGGACACCTCGATCATCGTCCAGTGGCTTCGCGAAACATACGAGTGCGAGGTGATCTGCTTCGCCGCGGACGTGGGCCAGGCCGAGGAGCTTGACGGGCTCGAGCAGAAGGCGATAAACACGGGCGCGAGCAAGTGCTATATCGAAGACCTGCGCGAGGAGTTTGTGCGCGAATACGTGTTCAAGGCGGTCAAGGCGAACGCGATCTACGAGGACCGCTACCTGCTGGGCACGTCCCTGGCGCGCCCCATCATCGCGCAGAAACAGGTGGAGATCGCCCTCAGGGAAGGCGCCGACGCGGTGTGCCACGGCGCCACCGGCAAGGGAAACGACCAGGTGCGCTTCGAGATGACCTTCAAGGCGCTCGCGCCCAACCTCACGATCATAGCGCCCTGGCGCATCTGGGACCTGCATTCCCGGACGCTTCTCTTCGACTACGCCGAGAAGCACCACATCCCGGTACCGGTGAGCAAGGACAAGCCCTACAGCATGGACCGCAACCTCCTGCATATCTCCTACGAGGGCGGCATACTCGAGGACCCGTACCGTGAGCCGGACGAAGACATGTTCATACTCACGAAGTCCCCGGAAAGGGCACCCGACAAGCCCACCTACGTGGAGATCGGGTTCGAGCGCGGCAATCCTGTGTCGCTTGACGGCAAGGCGTATGGTCCGATAGAGCTTATGATGAAACTGAACACCCTCGCCGGTGAAAACGGCGTGGGACGCATCGATATCGTCGAAAACAGGCTCGTGGGCATCAAGTCGCGCGGCGTGTACGAGACGCCGGCGGGTACCGTCCTCTACACCGCGCATCGCGACCTGGAGTCCATTACCATAGACCGGGAAACGCAGCACCTCAAGGACAAGCTATCGCACGAGTACGCCACCCTTGTGTACAATGGCCTCTGGTTTACCCGGAAGCGCGAGTCCCTGGACGCCTTTATCGAGGAAACACAGAAGAACGTAACCGGCATGGTGCGGATGAAGCTCTACAAGGGCAACTGCATCGTCGTCGGCAGAAAATCTCCCGTGACCCTGTACGAGCCCGATATCGCGACCTTCGACAAGAGCGAGCTGTATGACCACAAGGACGCCAGCGGGTTCATGAACATCTACGGGCTGCCCATTAAGGTCGAAGCACTTCTGAACGAGAAAAGGGGAAAATGACGGCCCCCGCGGACCTGTTCGCGAGGCTCGACGAGGGCTTCGCCTCCCGCTGCGGCGACTTCGACTTGCAGCGGGCCGCGTGGGTGGAGCTGGCCGGCGAGTATCCCCCTTTCCTCGAACGCTACCGTGAGGCGGCGGGCCCGCTTCCATCGGGTATCGTTGCGCGGCGCTCGGGGGACCTGGGCCTGTCCATGCTCTGGATCGTGCAGGCCACGATTATCCGCGCCCTCCTCGCCGATCTCAGGAGCGCAGGCGACGCGGACAAGATCGCCGCACTCCTGGACATGCTGGAACACGACCGAATCGCCTCCCTCGCCCACTCAGAGGACGCGGCAAACCCCGTCACGGTGGAGCGCAGCGAAAGCAACGAGGCATGCGTGAGCGGCACCAAGAAATACATTACCGGGGGATACCTCTGCGATCTCGTCATCCTCACGATGCGTCTCGCCGGCGAGCAAAAGGTGTCGCGTGCCGCGGTCATTCCCGCGTATATTATTCCCGACGACGCCTTCGAGGAGCTTCATCTTGCCGCGCTTCGCTCGATGAGCCACACCCGCCTGACGCTCCGAAAATTTCTGATCCCCGAAAGCGACCTGTTCGCGATCGAAGGGGCGGACCTGCGCCGCGCCATTAAAAGGTGGGGCATCGTGGAGCGGGCACTCATCATGGAGGCGTTCATCGCCTTCTGCATGTACATGGGCGAGGCGCTTCCCGCCGGCGCGATTCCCAACCACGCGCTTGATGACCTGCAATCCCTGCTTACAGCCCAGTCGGCGACCACGAAGAGCGCGTACGACCAGGCGCGGGCCGGCGAGCGCGTCGACGAAAGATCGGCGGACCTTGCGTCCGTGCTGGCGCTCGCAGGCGCTATCCGCGATGCGCATAAAAAAACCGGCGACGCCAATAACGAGGGGTTGGCGGCGCGCCTCCAGGACCTGGACCTCTTCTCGCACCTGCGTGCGTAGTCCGGGAAAACCCCTTAAAGTACCGGGATTAATCCGACCGTTCCGCCGTGGAACCTTGTGTATCGGCACCCCATGTCTTTGACGTTTTTGCTCAACTCCAACTATCAGATCTTGTTTTTGGACAGTATTTGCCAATGAACCAGGTCCGATAATTACCCTGCCCTCATCTCCTTATATCCACCATCTCGTCATCTCCCATTGAAGGCACAACCAGAACTCGCGCCCTTTCGCGCACAGCCGAAAAAACACCGCACCCGGTGGAAAGTTCTTGCGGGATTGCATACTCGGTTTGATCATGGTCGAGGCGCACAAGCATCGATTATTATAGTCGCACGGACACGCCCTATGTTTAAAGATGTCGAAACTACCGTCCAGGCTCTTGAAACCCAGGAGTACATCTGCTCGCGCGAGATCGCGACAACCGTCTACCTCGCGATGAAGATGGAAAAGCCGGTGCTGGTAGAGGGGCCCGCGGGCGTGGGCAAGACCGAATTGGGCAAGTGCATCGCGGGGGCGCTGGGGATGGACCTGATACGCCTCCAGTGCTACGAGGGGCTCGACGAGGCCAAGGCACTCTACGAATGGGAATACGCGAAACAGCTTCTCTATACCCAGATACTAAAAGATAAGCTTTCGGCAATGCTTGAAAGCGAGAAGACGCTTACCGACGCGGTGAACCGACTGAGCGGCGAGGAAAACATATTCTTCTCCGAAAAATTCCTGATCGCCCGTCCCATCCTGCGCGCCATTACCTCTCCCAGCCCCACGCTGCTGCTCATAGACGAAATCGACAAGTCGGATTCCGAGTTCGAGGCCTTCCTGCTCGAGGTGCTGTCGGACTTCCAGGTGTCCATCCCGGAGATCGGGACCATAAAGGCCGGCAAGAAGCCTTTCGTGCTCCTGACTTCGAACAACGCCCGCGAGATGTCCGATGCGCTCAAGCGCCGCTGCCTTCACCTGTATATCAATTTCCCCTCCCGCGCGCTCGAGGAGAAGATCGTGTCCATTAAAGTGCCCGAGGCCGGTGAATTCCTTATCAAGGAGATGGTGGGCGCCGTGCACAAGATCCGCACGCTCCCGCTCAAGAAGGAACCCAGTATAAGCGAAACGCTCGACTGGGCAAAGGCGCTCGCGATACTGGGCTGCGAGGTGCTCAACGACACGGCCGCGATCGATACGCTGAACTTCATACTGAAATACGAAAAGGACATCGAGCTTGTAAAGAAGCACGCCAAAGAAGTATTCGTGCACTGATGGAACATCCCAGGATCACAAGGAAAATTCTCGAGTTCACCCGCGTGCTCAAGGACGCCGACGTCACCGTTTCGCCCACGGAGACAATCGACCTCATGAACGCCCTTCCCCTCGTTGACTTCACGGACAGGGTCCAGTTTCGCCAGACGCTCGCGACGACGCTGGTAAAAGACTACACCGACATACCCGTATTCAACCGCTGCTTCGAGGAGTTTTTCGAGAAGAAGGCCGGCAAGGACGGATCACTGGAAACCGCGCTCGCCGACCTGAGGGGACGCGAATCGGCGCAGCAGGACCTCGGCCTTTCTCCCGAGGAGTTAGAGAGCATGCAGGACGAGATCGACCGCTACCTGGAATCGCTCCCCGAGGAGCTTCTTCTCACCCGCTCGCCCCGCGAAATCCTGAACCTCATGCTCGAGGACCCGGCGGTCGCGACGTCGGGCGGGGGGCTTGGCATGATGCTCCTGAATGCGCGGGCGCGCGCGTCATCGGGAAGCGCGAACGAGCCCGACGAGGGAGAGGGCGGGAACAGGCTCGCGAACATCATTCTCCCGCGCATCAAGCGGCGCTTGCGCGAGCGGAATGTGGGAAACGCGATTCACAAGCGCGAGCAGTATCTCCTTAACAGGTTTCTCTACCAGCTGAAGCCCGCGGAGGTCCAGGAGATGCGGGAGCTCGTCAAGCGCTTCGGCCAGAAACTCAAGAACCGGATCTCGCTCAGGAAAAAGCGCATGAAGCGCGGCGGCCTGGACGTGAAACGCACCTTCCGGTCCAACCTCCCGCACGGCGGCATCCCCTTCAAGCTCTACTTCCGCAACCGGCGCATAGACCGGCCGCAGCTCGTGGTCATGTGCGATATCTCAAGCTCCGTGAACCAGTATTCCCGGTTCATGCTTCTTCTCACGTATACACTGCAGAGCCTCTTTTCCAAGGTGCGCACCTTCGCGTTCATCAGCCGCATGGTCGAAATCACGCCGCTGTTCATGGAGATGAACCCGGAGCGCGCCCTCAATTCCATCTTCACCGACACCGACTTTACGTACGGGTGGGGCTCCAATTACGGGCGCTGCTTCGACATTTTCATGAACGAGTACAGCGATTCCTGCACCCGCAAGACCACCGTGATAATCATCGGCGACGCACGGAACAACAACCAGGACCCCGGGCTCGACGCGTTCATCAGGATGAAGGAGCGCGTGCGCAACGTCTACTGGCTCAATCCCGAGAAGCGCCACCTTTGGGACTGGAGCGACAGCATCGCCTCGGTGTACGGCACCCACTGCACCGAGATGAAGGAAGTAAATAACTTCCTTGACCTTTCCGAATTCATCGACAAGCTGTTTACCAAGTAATTTCCCATGCCCATCTTCCGCATATTACGGGTGAAGCCCACCCTACGTTTCAAGCTTATCGCGAGCATCGTGTCCGTGGTGCTTATAATAGGCGTGTCATCGGTGTGGCTGGGCCTGCGCATCATCAACAACAACATCGTGGGCCAGGCATACGACCAGGTTCAGAACGATCTCAAGACCGCGCAGTTCATTTACGACGGAAAGATCAATGTCATCCACCTGTTCATGAAACACCTGGCGTCGCTTCCCTATATAAAGGACGCGGTACTGGGCGACAACAGGGTCCTTCTTATCAACAAGCTTCAGGAGGTCGAAAAGGAGCTTGGCCTCGATATCGTGAACATTACGGCCCCGGACGGACGCGTGATAGTCCGTTCCCGCAACCCGCGCGTCGCGGGAGACTACGTATCCGACGACATCTTCATCCGGTTCATCCTCGAAAACGGAATTTCCTGCTCGGGAACCGATATCATGAGCCGCGAGTATCTCCTGCGCGAGGGAGAGGATCTGGCGAACCAGGCGTATATCCAATTCGTGCCCACGGCGATGTCCCGCGCCGCGGCTTCGCTCAACGAGGAGCGCGGCATGGTGATCAAGGCGGCCGCGCCGATCTATTACGAGGGGAAATTAATCGCGATCATCTACGGCGCAAAACTCCTGAATAAAAACTACGAGATTGTCGACCAGATCAAGAGCCTGGTTTTCAAGGATGAAAAATACGAGGGCTATGAGTACGGCACCGCGACCATCTTCCTCGAGGATATGCGCATTTCGACGAACGTGCTCATCAGCCGCACCCGTGCGATCGGCACCAAGGTCTCGGAAGAAGTCTACGACCGGGTATTCACGCAGGGAAGGCTGTGGCTCGACAAGGCATTCGTCGTGAACAACTGGTAC encodes:
- a CDS encoding MoxR family ATPase, encoding MFKDVETTVQALETQEYICSREIATTVYLAMKMEKPVLVEGPAGVGKTELGKCIAGALGMDLIRLQCYEGLDEAKALYEWEYAKQLLYTQILKDKLSAMLESEKTLTDAVNRLSGEENIFFSEKFLIARPILRAITSPSPTLLLIDEIDKSDSEFEAFLLEVLSDFQVSIPEIGTIKAGKKPFVLLTSNNAREMSDALKRRCLHLYINFPSRALEEKIVSIKVPEAGEFLIKEMVGAVHKIRTLPLKKEPSISETLDWAKALAILGCEVLNDTAAIDTLNFILKYEKDIELVKKHAKEVFVH
- a CDS encoding argininosuccinate synthase; translation: MKIKKVVLAYSGGLDTSIIVQWLRETYECEVICFAADVGQAEELDGLEQKAINTGASKCYIEDLREEFVREYVFKAVKANAIYEDRYLLGTSLARPIIAQKQVEIALREGADAVCHGATGKGNDQVRFEMTFKALAPNLTIIAPWRIWDLHSRTLLFDYAEKHHIPVPVSKDKPYSMDRNLLHISYEGGILEDPYREPDEDMFILTKSPERAPDKPTYVEIGFERGNPVSLDGKAYGPIELMMKLNTLAGENGVGRIDIVENRLVGIKSRGVYETPAGTVLYTAHRDLESITIDRETQHLKDKLSHEYATLVYNGLWFTRKRESLDAFIEETQKNVTGMVRMKLYKGNCIVVGRKSPVTLYEPDIATFDKSELYDHKDASGFMNIYGLPIKVEALLNEKRGK
- a CDS encoding VWA domain-containing protein encodes the protein MEHPRITRKILEFTRVLKDADVTVSPTETIDLMNALPLVDFTDRVQFRQTLATTLVKDYTDIPVFNRCFEEFFEKKAGKDGSLETALADLRGRESAQQDLGLSPEELESMQDEIDRYLESLPEELLLTRSPREILNLMLEDPAVATSGGGLGMMLLNARARASSGSANEPDEGEGGNRLANIILPRIKRRLRERNVGNAIHKREQYLLNRFLYQLKPAEVQEMRELVKRFGQKLKNRISLRKKRMKRGGLDVKRTFRSNLPHGGIPFKLYFRNRRIDRPQLVVMCDISSSVNQYSRFMLLLTYTLQSLFSKVRTFAFISRMVEITPLFMEMNPERALNSIFTDTDFTYGWGSNYGRCFDIFMNEYSDSCTRKTTVIIIGDARNNNQDPGLDAFIRMKERVRNVYWLNPEKRHLWDWSDSIASVYGTHCTEMKEVNNFLDLSEFIDKLFTK